In the genome of Thermodesulfobacteriota bacterium, the window CGGAGGCGAAGGCTTGTCCGCTTAAGCCCTCACCTCTTTGCACCTCTTAGGTGGGCCCTTTCGATTACCTTCCGGATGAATTCGGCATAGGTCATCCCCTTGGCCTTGATCGCCCTGACCATCCCGGAAGGAGGGGAGATGTCGGGATTGGGGTTCACCTCGAGAATATAGATCTTCCCGTCCCGGCCGATCCGCATATCCACCCGGGCATAGTCCCGACAGCCGAAGAGTTTGAAGACCCGGACGGCGAGGTGCTCGACTTGTTTCTGCAGGATCCAGTCCAAGGCCGCGGGGCAGATGGGTTTCGACTTCTGATACTCAGGGCTCTCCTGAACCCATTTCGCCTCATAACTACAGATCTTTGGAATTCCCTCGGGAAACTCCGAATAATCGATCTCCGAGATGGGCAGGACCTCCACCCTCCCATCCGATTCCATCAAACCCACATTCAGCTCCCGACCCTCGATGAATTCTTCGACTAAGGCGGGCTGTCGATACCTTTCGATCACATACCGGACCTGACGGTTCAGGTCCTCGTCGGAAAAGACCACGCTCTCCTTGGAGATGCCTAGGCTGCCATCCTCGTGGAGGGGCTTGACGATCATCGGAAAGAGATGGCCTTTCAACACCCCAACCTCCCGATCAAAAACTTTATATTTGGGAGTGAGGATTCCGTGGGAGGTGAGGATATCCTTCACCTTTCCCTTGTCCTGACAGAGGCCGAGGGTGAGGGCAGAAGAGCCCGTATAGGGAATCCGAAGCAGGTCGAGCAGGGCCGGGATGGTCATCTCAAGACGGGCATCTCCGTAAATGCTCTCGCAGAGATTGAACACCACATCCGGCCGGATCTTCTGCAACCAATGGATCACAGACTCGATTTCGTCGCGGACGGCCAGGACATAGGAGAGATATCCATTGAAGCGAAGGCCTTCCTCGATGGCCCCGATCTCCTCGACGATCGCTGCCTCGGCCACAAAGTCCTTCTCCTCACCCTTCTCGAGGCGCTCAAGGAGATTGTAAAGAACGGCCACCTTCAATTCCGCCATTTCAAATCCCCCATGGCCCTGCGAGGCCCTTCTCTATCCTCGGAGGACTCGACCCTTGCCCCCCTCTTTCCCTCAGGACGGAAAGAGAACCCGCTTTCCATCGAAGAAGGAAAGCCATCCCCTCAAGATCAAGGTCGAACGATCGCCTTCTTGGCGGCAATCTTCTCGGCAACCTTCTTGAATTCGATGATGTTGGGCTCTGGGTATTCGTAGACCTTCCCTTCGTAATTTCTCAGGAGGACCTTTCCCTTCTCCCTCGCCACCAGGTAGTTGGGCTCAAGCGGGATCTTCCCCCCTCCCCCTGGCGCATCCACCACGAAGGTCGGCACGGCATAGCCTGTGGTAAACCCACGGAGTTTCTCGATGATCTGAATGCCCGTGGCGACCGAGGTCCTGAAATGTTCCGTCCCCATGGCCAGGTCACATTGGTAGATATAGTAGGGGCGGACCCGGATCTTGAGGAGCTCATGGACCAGTTTCTTCATGATCTGGGGTTTGTCGTTGATCCCTTTCAGGAGCACGGTCTGGCTTCCCAGGGGGATGCCGCCGTCGGCCAGGTCGTTGCATGCCTTTCTTACGGCATCGGTGATCTCCTTGGGATGGGTGAAATGAATGGAGATCATCAGAGGATGGAACCTCTTGAGCATCTTCACCAGACCCGGCGTGATCCTCTGAGGAAGGGAGACGGGAACTCTCGTTCCGATCCTTAGGAGTTCGATATGCGGGATGGCCCGGAGTCGACTCAGAATCTCCTCCAGCCTTTCATTCTCCAACAGGAGGGGATCGCCGCCCGAAAGCAGGACATCCCGAACCCTCCGATTCTTTCTCAGGTATTTCAGGACCTCCTCGAAATTGCCCTGGGTGATCGACCGCTCCGTGCTTCCGACCAGCCTCCTCCGGGTACAATAACGGCAATAGACGGCACACTGATCCGTGACGAGAAGGAGGACCCGGTCCGGATATCGGTGTACCAGTCCCGGAACGGGGGAATCCTTATCTTCCCCACAGGGATCGACCATATCGTTCTTGGAGAGACGGAGTTCCTCCACCCGGGGAATGGCCTGCCGCCTGATCGGACAGTTTGGATTCAACGGGTCCATCAGGCTGACGAAGTAGGGGGTGACCGCCAAGGCCAACCTTCCCTTGGAATGTTTGATCCCCTCGATCTCCTCCGGGGTCAGTTGGAGGATCTCCTTCAGCTGTTCCAGCGTCGTGATGCGGTGCCGGAGCTGCCATCTCCAATCGTTCCAATCTCGCTCCTTCACCTCCCTCCAGTAAAAAGGAATGGACTCTCTGGCCTCGAACTCGGTCTTTTCGCCCTCCACAGGACGGAACAGGCTGAGCTGGCAAGGTCTCTCCGCTCTTCTCGGCGGGATAGACAAATTAGAGTCTGAAGCAGGCTCCATCTCGGCTCCTTCCCGCATCCCTGCCTGGGGGATGACCCTCCCCGAAAACAAAAGAGGAGATATCCCCTTCGATACCTCCTCTTTCAGAAAGGATCCCTCCTCCAATGGGCAGGCATGCACTTTTTCGTTTCTTTCGGTTGGTGATGGACGACCGAATCTTTGCTCCCATAAAGAAATTTGTGTTGGCGTCCTCTCGTTTAAGGAGGGGACGCCAACCACCCACGATGTACCTCGTTTCGGTTAAAGGTTAAACGGGCCCGTTTGGGTCTTTACTTCTTCGGTGCTTCGGCCGGCTTGGCCTCCCCAGGCTTCACTGCCGGTGGGGCCTCTGCGGGTTTCTCCGGAGCCGGAGCCGGAGCTTCGGCCGGTTTGGCCTCTTCTTTCACCGCTGGTTTCTCAGGGGCCTTGGCTTTGCACCCGATGCCCATGGCGGCAAGGTTCACGACGAGCACCATCGCGAAAAAGAGAAGTACCCATTTCCTCATCTCCCTTCACCTCCTTTCTGACCGGGTTGAGTGTGCTCCCTTCGTCTTCCTTGATCCCGGAAACCGGATCTCCCCGGGGAAGGGGATCTCCCCGATCGCCTTCCTCAGGAGTTTCGGTTCGACCGGCTTTTTTAAAATGCGATGGAGGCCGATCTGTTTCAACCGCTGGGAGAGCTCGTCAGTGATCAAGGAGGTCATCAGGATGAACCGATCGTTCCATCGCTTCAGGTAAGGCAGCCACCGGTCGAGGGTCTCCAAGTCCAGATCCGCGATGATCATCCCCTCCTTGATCTCTTTCTTTCTTTTCTCCAGCTCTTCAAGATCCTCGATCTCTTCGACCTCAAATCCATATTTCTTGAGGATCTTGTTCAGGCTGAGCCGGAGGAACTCGTCCCGATCTAAAATGAATGCCCTCTTGACCTTCTCCACCATACCGAGCTTGTTTTAACAATTTTTGTGCCAAATTTCCCATGGTTGGGCGTGTCCGCAAAAGCCAAATTAATTCAATGGGTTAAACTTGTTCGAACTCATCGTCCGAAAACCCGATCCAACCCTCCTCATCAATGGAACGATAAAATGGCATTACTCCTACCAAGAACCATGACAAATTGTCATAGTTTCTCAGATTTTCTTTAAAAATCATGACTTTTTGGCAGGTTTCCGCCGGCCTTTTCCAACGCTGGGGAAATTTTCTGGATTTCCTCGATCTTTCTATGGATCGTCCGGACGTTGATGCCCAGCAGTTTGGCCGCCCGCTGCTTGTTCCCTTTGGTCGCCCTCAGGGTATGGAAGAGAACCTCCCTCTCCACCTCCTCCAGAGGCGTCCCAATTTTGATCGTGATCACCCCGGGTTCTTCATCCATAGGCTCCCTGATTTCCAAAGGGAGATGATGGACGTCCAGGATTTCGGGGTTGTGGATGACCAGGGAAGACTCGATCGTATTTTCCAGCTCCCGAACATTCCCGCTCCAAGAATAATTCATGAGCAGGCTCATCGCCTTTTGGGAGACGCCCCTCACCTTCATCTGGTACTTCTTGTTGAATTTTTCGAGGAAGAACTGGACCAAAAAGGGAATGTCTTCCTTTCGCTCCCTCAAGGGCGGAAGCCTGAGGTTGACCACATTGAGCCGATAGTAGAGGTCCTCCCGGAAGGTCCCATTCCTGACCGCTTCCTGCAGGTCTCTGTTGCTGGCCGCGATGATTCGGATATTGACCTTGATCGTCCGGTTTCCCCCCACCCGCTCGAATTCCCCCTCCTGGAGGACCCTTAAGAGTTTGGTCTGCGTGGCCAAGGGGATATCCTCGACCTCATCTAAAAAGAGGGTCCCTTCGTGGGCAAGTTCGAATCGGCCCTTCCGGGAGGCGATCGCTCCGGTAAAGGCCCCCTTTTCGTGGCCGAAGAGCTCACTCTCGATGATCCCTTCGCTCAAGGAGGCGCAGCTCACTTTGATGAAGGGTTTGGCCGCCCGGGGACTGTTGTAATGGATGGCGTTGGCTATGAGCTCTTTGCCCGTCCCGCTCTCCCCGATGATGAGAACCGAACTGTCGTAGGGGGCAATATGGCGGATGAGGTCGAAGATCTTGACCATCTTTTCGCTTCTTCCGATGATGTTCTTGAAATGGAACCGGTCTTCTAACTGGGAACGGAGGTCCCGATTCTGCAAGATCAGGGTCTGCTTCTCCAGAGCCCTCTCGGCCAGCAGGGGGAGGACCTTCGGGTTGATCGGTTTTTCGATAAAATCGAAAGCGCCCAGCTTCATGGCCTGGACCGCCTTCTCGATCGTGCCCTGGGCCGAGATGACGATGACCTCTGTCTCGGGTCTGAGCCCCTTGACCGCCTCGAGGAGCTGGAGCCCGTCCATCTTCGGCATGACCAGGTCGGTGATGACCAGGTCGATCATCTCCTGCTGGAAGAGTTGAAACCCCTCCTTGCCGCTTGAGGCCAGAAGGACCTGGTACCCCTTCTTTTTGAAGAGGAGGCTCAGGCTCTCGCCTACTCCCGGATCGTCTTCCACAATGAGGATCGTCTTCCTATCCATTTGAGTCGCAACCGTAACCCCGCCTTCGAAGGATCACCGGTCCTCGGGTTTGGGCTTGGGCTCTTCCCTTCACACCCGTCGCCTTGGGCGACCGGCGAGGACGGAAAGATGGAGGTCTTCCATGAGAGGCGCCCTCAGCCCGCCCTCGGGGTGAGCGGAAGCCGGACCCGAAAGATGGACCCGCGGTTCACCTCGCTTTTGACCGTGATGTCGCCATGGTGGTCCGCGATGATCTTCTTGACGATCGAGAGGCCAAGGCCCGAACCCGTCGGTTTGGTGCTGAACATGAAGTCGAAGATTCTCGGCAGGTGCTCTTTGGGAATCCCTACCCCGTTGTCTTTGACGACGATAAAGACATTCTTCTTGGAGGCGCGGGTGATGAGGTGGACCTCCCCTTTCTCGGAGACGGCCTGAATGCTGTTGATGAGGAGATTGGAGACGGCCAGATTGATCTGGCTTACGTCGATCTTCACCAAAGGGAGGTTCTTCTGGAAATGGGTCTCCAGCCTGGCCTTTTTCATCTGGGCATCGGGCCTGAGCAGTCGCACGACCGAGTCCAGCACCTCGTTCAGCTGGACCCATTCGAACTTCAGAGGGGGGAGGCGGTTGAAATCCAAAAACTCCTTCAGGTTGTTCTCCAGCCGAAGGGTCTCGTAACTGATAAAATTGAGGAGGGATTGGATCTCCTCTTTTTTGGAGAGCTGGGCCTCCCCCAGAATTTCGTCCCTCAAGAGTTCGATGTTGATATTGAGGGAGCTGAGAGGATTGCGGATCTCGTGGGCCATCCATCGGGCGAGCATCCCGATCGTGGAGAGGTCTTTGCTCTGGCTGATCTCGCGGGAGAGCATCCCCTTTTCGGTGATATCGGCAAAGGTGGCCAGACATCCCATGAACGTCTCCTCGGGATCAAAGACCGGGTAGAAACTGCACCGCAGGAGCCGGGTCTCGACCTGGGACGGAGACGGGACATGGATGGCCAGCTCGATATCGTGATGCCCTTCCCGGGTTTCATAGACGGCATCGAATTGCTTTCGGATCGGCTGGTAGGGAAGGATCCGCTCCACCCTCTCCCCCAAGGCCTGTTTCTCTTTCACCTTGAAGAATTCTGCGGCCATGGGGTTGAAGATTCGGATCCGTCCTCGCTCGTCCGCGAAGACCACGGCCTCCTTCAGATGCCTCAAGATGGTTTCAAAGAGGTTTGGATCGGGCCGTTGGGTCTTCATCGGTCACCCCTCCATCCCGTACCGTTTCAGGGCGTGGTGGAAGATGGCCCGAACCAGCTCCCGATACTCCCATCCCATCCGCCTAGCCATGATAGGAAGGTCGCCATATACCGGAGAGAGGCCAGGCAAGGGGTTGATCTCCAAAAAGTAGGGGACCCCGTCGGCTCCCACCCGGATGTCGACTCGAGAAACGTCCCTGCATTCGAGGGCGCGATAGGCGCGCAAGGCCACCTCTTCAATCCTGCCCTTCAACTCCCCGGAGATCGGAGGCGGGCAGTGGTATCGGACCCTCTCCTCCCATTCCCGCTTGACCTCGAGGGAGTAGATCGCCTCTTCGGCCGCGGATCCGATCACCTCGATCTGCATCACCCCAAGGACCTCGGGGTTCAAATTCCCCAGGATGCCCACGGTGAACTCCGGACCGCTCACGAACTCCTCCACCAGGAGGGGCGGGCCATAGGTCTCGAGGAGCCAGCTCACCTTCTCTCTTAAGAGGGAGAAATCGGAGATCTTCGAATCGAGGCGAACCCCTTTGCTCGAACCCTCATAACATAATTTCACGAAGAGAGGATAGCGGAGGCCGAGGTCCTGAAGGTCCTGTAGGCTCTCGACCTTTTTGAAAGGAGGGGTCGGGATCCCCTCGCTCCGAACCACTTTTTTGGCCATCGATTTGTCAAGGGTGAGGGAGAGGGTAAGGGGATCGGATCCGGTGTAAGGGATGTTCAAGAATTCGAGGAGGGCGGGGATGTGGGCCTCCCGGTTTCGCCCTCCTGTCCCCTCCGCGATGTTAAAGACGATGTCGGGGCGGGAGGCCCTCAATCGATCGAGCAGCCCCACGTCGCCGCCCAGCCGGATGACCTCGTGTCCCTCGCTCTCAAGGACCTCACAGATCGCGTCGATTGTCTCCTCCGAATCGAACTCCTCGAAGGAGTCGATCGGCTGCCCCTCTTGCCAGGAGAAGTCCTTTCTCAGATTGTACGTGATTCCGACTCTCAATCGCTTCCAGGACGCCTTCATCCTTCAGTGACTCTATATCTTCGTTTTCCGCCTTTGTCAATACGAGGTCTCGGAAAGGAAACCTTGTGGAGGTGAAGGGAGCAATATTTCGAGGAGAGGGTATTTATGTTACATTACCTCCGTCTGGGATGGCACCAAGAGAGGCTGTGATGAAGATCGAACGGCAGGAACTGTTTCAGGCCCTGGGGAGATTGAGAAGAAGACTCTTGATGATGATCGGCACGCTGATCCT includes:
- a CDS encoding ATP-grasp domain-containing protein; the protein is MKASWKRLRVGITYNLRKDFSWQEGQPIDSFEEFDSEETIDAICEVLESEGHEVIRLGGDVGLLDRLRASRPDIVFNIAEGTGGRNREAHIPALLEFLNIPYTGSDPLTLSLTLDKSMAKKVVRSEGIPTPPFKKVESLQDLQDLGLRYPLFVKLCYEGSSKGVRLDSKISDFSLLREKVSWLLETYGPPLLVEEFVSGPEFTVGILGNLNPEVLGVMQIEVIGSAAEEAIYSLEVKREWEERVRYHCPPPISGELKGRIEEVALRAYRALECRDVSRVDIRVGADGVPYFLEINPLPGLSPVYGDLPIMARRMGWEYRELVRAIFHHALKRYGMEG
- a CDS encoding ATP-binding protein, coding for MKTQRPDPNLFETILRHLKEAVVFADERGRIRIFNPMAAEFFKVKEKQALGERVERILPYQPIRKQFDAVYETREGHHDIELAIHVPSPSQVETRLLRCSFYPVFDPEETFMGCLATFADITEKGMLSREISQSKDLSTIGMLARWMAHEIRNPLSSLNINIELLRDEILGEAQLSKKEEIQSLLNFISYETLRLENNLKEFLDFNRLPPLKFEWVQLNEVLDSVVRLLRPDAQMKKARLETHFQKNLPLVKIDVSQINLAVSNLLINSIQAVSEKGEVHLITRASKKNVFIVVKDNGVGIPKEHLPRIFDFMFSTKPTGSGLGLSIVKKIIADHHGDITVKSEVNRGSIFRVRLPLTPRAG
- the ablA gene encoding lysine 2,3-aminomutase, whose translation is MEPASDSNLSIPPRRAERPCQLSLFRPVEGEKTEFEARESIPFYWREVKERDWNDWRWQLRHRITTLEQLKEILQLTPEEIEGIKHSKGRLALAVTPYFVSLMDPLNPNCPIRRQAIPRVEELRLSKNDMVDPCGEDKDSPVPGLVHRYPDRVLLLVTDQCAVYCRYCTRRRLVGSTERSITQGNFEEVLKYLRKNRRVRDVLLSGGDPLLLENERLEEILSRLRAIPHIELLRIGTRVPVSLPQRITPGLVKMLKRFHPLMISIHFTHPKEITDAVRKACNDLADGGIPLGSQTVLLKGINDKPQIMKKLVHELLKIRVRPYYIYQCDLAMGTEHFRTSVATGIQIIEKLRGFTTGYAVPTFVVDAPGGGGKIPLEPNYLVAREKGKVLLRNYEGKVYEYPEPNIIEFKKVAEKIAAKKAIVRP
- a CDS encoding sigma-54 dependent transcriptional regulator, encoding MDRKTILIVEDDPGVGESLSLLFKKKGYQVLLASSGKEGFQLFQQEMIDLVITDLVMPKMDGLQLLEAVKGLRPETEVIVISAQGTIEKAVQAMKLGAFDFIEKPINPKVLPLLAERALEKQTLILQNRDLRSQLEDRFHFKNIIGRSEKMVKIFDLIRHIAPYDSSVLIIGESGTGKELIANAIHYNSPRAAKPFIKVSCASLSEGIIESELFGHEKGAFTGAIASRKGRFELAHEGTLFLDEVEDIPLATQTKLLRVLQEGEFERVGGNRTIKVNIRIIAASNRDLQEAVRNGTFREDLYYRLNVVNLRLPPLRERKEDIPFLVQFFLEKFNKKYQMKVRGVSQKAMSLLMNYSWSGNVRELENTIESSLVIHNPEILDVHHLPLEIREPMDEEPGVITIKIGTPLEEVEREVLFHTLRATKGNKQRAAKLLGINVRTIHRKIEEIQKISPALEKAGGNLPKSHDF
- a CDS encoding ATP-grasp domain-containing protein, giving the protein MAELKVAVLYNLLERLEKGEEKDFVAEAAIVEEIGAIEEGLRFNGYLSYVLAVRDEIESVIHWLQKIRPDVVFNLCESIYGDARLEMTIPALLDLLRIPYTGSSALTLGLCQDKGKVKDILTSHGILTPKYKVFDREVGVLKGHLFPMIVKPLHEDGSLGISKESVVFSDEDLNRQVRYVIERYRQPALVEEFIEGRELNVGLMESDGRVEVLPISEIDYSEFPEGIPKICSYEAKWVQESPEYQKSKPICPAALDWILQKQVEHLAVRVFKLFGCRDYARVDMRIGRDGKIYILEVNPNPDISPPSGMVRAIKAKGMTYAEFIRKVIERAHLRGAKR
- a CDS encoding response regulator, which translates into the protein MVEKVKRAFILDRDEFLRLSLNKILKKYGFEVEEIEDLEELEKRKKEIKEGMIIADLDLETLDRWLPYLKRWNDRFILMTSLITDELSQRLKQIGLHRILKKPVEPKLLRKAIGEIPFPGEIRFPGSRKTKGAHSTRSERR